Proteins encoded by one window of Cloeon dipterum chromosome 4, ieCloDipt1.1, whole genome shotgun sequence:
- the LOC135943358 gene encoding RING-type E3 ubiquitin-protein ligase PPIL2: MGKRQHQKDKMYLTYTEWTTLYGGKRPGPPTGDKANFRRLPFDHCCITLQPFQHPYCDLKGNIYELQAIIDFIKKFHKNPCTGEPIDAKSLVKLNFHKNAEGKYHCPVLYKQFTNNSHLVVVKNTGNVFSYEAIEQLNIKTKSFKDLLTDEPYNRKELITLQDPANIDKFNISTFYHLKHDLKLVEDEKEEDPNARLKSVNLETRETLAELERDYKPTASEVPKARKMADKFNAAHYSTGMVAAGLTSTVMAPVLEHEAAIIDEDLVLYDRVKKKGYVRLMTNKGPLNLELFCDMLPKTCENFMKLCAAGYYNGTKFHRSIRNFMIQGGDPTGTGLGGKSIWGKPFEDEFKPNLTHTGRGVLSMANSGPNTNKSQFFITYRSCRQLDNKHTVFGKVVGGLDTLNKMEMIEVDNKDKPIENIVIQTAQVFVDPYQEAEEQLAAEREAELKRVAEEKAAAKNKAKKAAADAPLTVYRAGVGKYLNLPSTSQMIKGDNSTESSEPQPKKRKEIPGYKFGAFSNW, encoded by the exons ATGGGGAAACGCCAGCatcaaaaagataaaat GTACTTGACGTACACTGAATGGACTACACTCTACGGAGGCAAGCGTCCGGGTCCACCAACTGGAGATAAAGCTAACTTTCGACGGCTTCCATTTGATCACTGTTGTATCACGTTACAACCTTTTCAACATCCTTACTGTGATCTTAAAGGCAACATATATGAGCTGCAGGCCATCATtgactttattaaaaagttcCACAAAAATCCCTGCACAGGGGAG CCTATTGATGCCAAGTCTCTGGTAAAACTGAACTTCCACAAAAATGCTGAAGGAAAGTACCACTGCCCGGTGCTATACAAGCAGTTCACCAACAACTCGCACCTAGTTGTTGTCAAGAACACTGGGAATGTCTTTTCTTATGAg GCTATCGAACAGTTGAATATCAAGACAAAAAGTTTCAAGGACTTGCTGACTGATGAACCATATAACCGGAAAGAATTGATTACTCTTCAGGACCCTGCCAATATTGACAAGTTCAACATTTCAACTTTCTACCATTTGAAGCATGATCTAAAACTGGTAGAAGATG AAAAAGAGGAGGACCCCAACGCAAGACTCAAATCTGTCAACTTGGAGACCAGAGAAACCTTGGCTGAGTTAGAAAGAGACTACAAACCAACCGCCAGTGAAGTGCCAAAAGCAAGGAAAATGGCTGACAAATTCAATGCG GCTCACTACTCTACTGGCATGGTAGCAGCTGGTTTGACATCAACGGTGATGGCGCCCGTTCTGGAGCATGAGGCTGCAATAATTGATGAAGATTTGGTCCTCTATGACAGAGTGAAAAAGAAGGGATATGTCAGATTAATGACCAACAAAGGCCCTCTGAATTTAGAGCTTTTTTGCGATATGCTGCCCAAAACAtgcgaaaatttcatgaaGCTCTGCGCAGCTGGATATTACAATGGCACAAAATTCCACCGATCAATCAGGAACTTCATG attCAAGGGGGAGACCCAACTGGAACTGGTTTAGGAGGAAAATCGATCTGGGGAAAACCATTTGAGGACGAGTTCAAGCCTAATTTGACGCATACAGGAAGGGGCGTCCTCTCAATGGCCAATAGTGGTCCAAACACCAACAAATCGCAATT CTTTATCACGTATCGCTCATGTCGTCAACTGGACAACAAGCACACTGTGTTTGGAAAAGTGGTTGGTGGTCTGGACACGCTGAATAAAATGGAGATGATTGAGGTGGACAACAAGGACAAACCTATTGAAAACATCGTCATCCAGACTGCTCAAGTTTTTGTTGATCCATACCAGGAAGCAGAAGAACAG CTTGCTGCTGAGCGAGAGGCGGAATTGAAGAGAGTAGCCGAGGAAAAAGCTGCGGCCAagaacaaagcaaaaaaagcagcagcagatgcTCCTCTCACTGTGTATAGAGCAGGTGTCGGAAAGTATCTCAACCTGCCGAGCACTTCACA AATGATCAAAGGCGATAATTCAACTGAATCATCAGAACCACAGccgaagaaaagaaaagaaatccCTGGTTACAAATTTGGCGCTTTCAGCAATTGGTGA
- the Vha26 gene encoding V-type proton ATPase subunit E, producing MALSDADVQKQIKHMMAFIEQEANEKAEEIDAKAEEEFNIEKGRLVQQSRLKVMEYYEKKEKQVELQKKIQSSNMLNQARLKVLKVREDHVESVLEDARKLLGNVNQDQGKYSQVLYSLIQQGLLQLLEPHVTVRCRAADKPVIERLIGGAQAEFKQKTGKDCVVKVDPDNFLPPNSCGGVILLAQRGRIKIVNTLEARLDLIAQQFVPEIRNALFGRNPNRKFTD from the exons ATGGCTCTCAGCGATGCAGACGTGCAGAAACAG ATCAAGCACATGATGGCCTTCATCGAACAAGAGGCCAACGAAAAAGCCGAAGAGATCGATGCCAAGGCTGAGGAGGAGTTCAATATTGAAAAGGGCCGTTTGGTCCAACAGAGCCGTCTGAAAGTGATGGAGTATTACGAAAAAAAGGAGAAGCAGGTTGAACTGCAAAAGAAAAT TCAGTCCTCGAACATGCTCAACCAAGCTCGTCTGAAGGTGCTGAAGGTTCGTGAGGACCACGTTGAAAGTGTGCTTGAAGATGCCAGGAAGCTGCTTGGAAATGTCAACCAAGATCAGGGCAAATACAGCCAGGTTTTGTATTCATTGATCCAGCAGGGTTTGCTGCAG cTTCTTGAACCACATGTTACTGTTCGTTGCCGTGCCGCAGACAAACCTGTTATTGAACGTTTGATTGGAGGTGCTCAGGCTGagttcaaacaaaaaacaggaaaagatTGTGTTGTTAAAGTCGACCCTGACAATTTCTTGCCACCTAACAG CTGTGGAGGCGTCATTCTGCTTGCTCAGCGTGGACGCATAAAGATTGTCAACACTTTGGAGGCTCGCCTTGATTTGATTGCCCAGCAATTCGTTCCTGAAATCCGTAACGCGTTGTTTGGACGCAACCCTAACCGAAAGTTCACTGATTAA
- the mRpL16 gene encoding large ribosomal subunit protein uL16m — MNLTVRRVFQAATNLHVLRVPVAGLKYFPPPISVGDIDYPERRKLKVVDRQPQYGPNFRPPKMTKRLDLMRGPEEYHTFLIHKQFGIQALTGGRMKFNHFEMVRYTLGRKINTNTMFAQWRLDPPWQPVTKKGQGQRMGGGKGAIDHYVTPLKAGRIILEIAGNCTFAEVQPWLEDVAKKLPFKARAVSHEMLNKEKEKEIEDAMRNINPYTMEFVIRNNMGGVQNWISPFDRKWFCKYV, encoded by the exons ATGAACCTGACCGTTAGGAGAGTTTTCCAAGCTGCTACAA ATCTACACGTTCTGAGAGTTCCAGTAGCAGGGCTTAAATATTTCCCACCACCAATATCAGTTGGGG ATATCGACTACCCTGAGAGGAGGAAACTCAAAGTTGTGGATAGACAGCCCCAGTATGGCCCAAATTTTCGTCCCCCAAAAATGACAAAACGTTTGGACCTGATGCGAGGACCTGAGGAATATCATAcgtttttaattcacaaacaGTTCGGAATTCAG GCGTTAACTGGAGGCCGTATGAAGTTCAATCATTTTGAGATGGTCCGCTACACCCTTGGTAGAAAGATTAACACTAACACTATGTTCGCCCAATGGAGATTAGACCCTCCATGGCAGCCAGTCACAAAAAAG GGTCAAGGTCAGAGAATGGGTGGTGGCAAAGGCGCCATTGACCATTATGTCACCCCACTGAAGGCTGGCagaataattttggaaattgcgGGCAACTGCACATTTGCTGAAGTTCAGCCGTGGCTTGAAGACGTTGCCAAAAAGCTGCCATTCAAGGCTAGAGCTGTGAGCCACGAGATGCTCaacaaagagaaagagaaggaAATCGAAGATGCAATGAGAAATATTAACCCCTACACCATGGAATTTGTCATTCGCAATAACATGGGAGGAGTCCAAAATTGGATATCCCCTTTCGACAGGAAATGGTTTTGCAAATATGTATAA
- the ktub gene encoding protein king tubby yields MTSVTLRQQKLDQQKQLMEQRLKQKRQTPGMVLASDARPTMSSKSRKQQWVLQGSNSKSEELHGYDGPLHFSMAEGSPDSVNPISAPVKQLSKEDIDIEDHESSPVVEPSEELLTMDATQSEGSFAQLDSPGAGDDRGGQLLLSGVLSNLEQFAVEPAPQGALVKCRITRDRKGMDRGLFPTYFLHLERDDGKKVFLLAARKRKKSTTSNYLISTDPTDLSRAGESFVGKLRSNLLGTHFTIFDGGQSPSKNGSSNKCSPRQEVAAVIYETNVLGFKGPRKMTVILPSMTPEHKRVPFSPQNNAESLIECWKGRKMDSLIELHNKTPVWNDDSQSYVLNFHGRVTQASVKNFQIVHDSDIDYIVMQFGRVAEDVFTMDFRYPMCALQAFAIALSSFDSKLACE; encoded by the exons ATGACTTCTGTGACGCTTCGCCAGCAAAAACTGGACCAACAG AAGCAGCTAATGGAGCAGAGATTAAAGCAAAAGAGGCAAACCCCAGGAATGGTTTTAGCTTCTGATGCACGGCCTACAATGTCATCTAAATCTCGAAAGCAGCAATGGGTTCTTCAAGGCTCCAATTCTAAGAGCGAGGAACTTCATg GCTATGATGGACCATTGCACTTCTCCATGGCAGAGGGCAGTCCAGATAGTGTAAATCCTATTTCGGCTCCAGTAAAGCAGTTGTCTAAAGAAGACATAGATATTGAAGACCATGAATCAAGTCCTGTCGTCGAGCCGTCCGAGGAATTGCTAACAATGGATGCAACCCAATCTGAAGGCAGTTTTGCACAGTTG gATTCACCTGGTGCAGGAGATGATCGAGGTGGACAACTCTTGCTATCTGGTGTTCTCAGCAATCTGGAACAGTTTGCAGTTGAGCCTGCCCCGCAAGGCGCTCTTGTAAAGTGCAGAATCACTAGGGACCGAAAGGGAATGGACAGAGGCCTGTTCCCCACATACTTTCTGCACTTGGAACGGGATGATGGCAAGAAG GTCTTCTTGCTGGCTGCCAGGAAGCGCAAAAAGAGCACCACAAGCAATTACCTCATCTCCACAGACCCCACTGATCTGTCGAGGGCGGGTGAGTCCTTTGTTGGGAAACTCCGCTCAAACCTTCTGGGCACGCATTTCACTATCTTCGATGGAGGCCAATCTCCGAGCAAAAATGGCAGCTCCAATAAGTGCTCACCTCGTCAAGAAGTTGCTGCAGTGATTTAT GAAACCAACGTTTTGGGATTCAAGGGTCCACGAAAAATGACAGTTATACTGCCAAGTATGACACCAGAACACAAACGAGTGCCATTTAGTCCACAAAATAATGCTGAGAGTCTCATTG AGTGTTGGAAAGGGCGCAAAATGGATTCATTGATTGAACTGCACAACAAAACACCCGTATGGAATGATGACAGCCAGAGCTACGTTCTAAATTTCCACGGTCGAGTAACGCAAGCATCGgtcaagaattttcaaatcgTACATGACAGCGACA TTGATTACATCGTCATGCAATTCGGTCGCGTGGCAGAGGACGTTTTCACCATGGACTTCAGGTACCCAATGTGCGCTCTGCAAGCATTCGCCATAGCTCTCTCAAGCTTTGACAGCAAACTAGCATGTGAATAA
- the MED9 gene encoding mediator of RNA polymerase II transcription subunit 9 translates to MDSAEPKTVTNGHLSADEVDVEFLPLIYEILRGIERESLDTAQKPRESQDTSLKVVELHKKLNQVREQVRKLPGIDYNREDQLKQLDHLRKQLRLKRELLLKYRNMCSFDIPKA, encoded by the exons ATGGATTCAGCTGAACCGAAGACTGTAACTAATGGTCATCTAAGTGCCGACGAAGTTGACGTCGAGTTTCTACCACTAATCTACGAAATCTTGCGAGG AATTGAGCGGGAGTCTCTCGACACTGCCCAGAAACCAAGAGAGTCGCAGGACACAAGCCTGAAAGTTGTTGAGCTTCACAAGAAGTTGAATCAAGTTCGTGAGCAG gttCGAAAACTGCCAGGCATTGATTACAACAGAGAAGATCAACTGAAGCAACTTGATCATCTACGGAAGCAACTCCGCTTGAAAAGAGAACTTCTCCTGAAGTATCGTAATATGTGCTCATTTGACATTCCCAAGGCTTGA
- the LOC135943363 gene encoding protein YIPF3-like, translating into MMHRMWDKEPLIPTSYTPRYKQILKAPPQIYFRDFVKQLVAPLIPSPKCVPFKVTELVTPAVAYFGLVLLLFNFKSAKSDFPAALLSVTLYMILVPAGTYLLCLAGKAPLSFAKVFSVVTASQIGTLLTLLVPIVISHENAFKSHVPFLVALAIFGGLTTARVCLVLIVALPVPVMRLITGTVVALTNLFFMLFLHFAFMHPTFKYGIGAYKSSF; encoded by the coding sequence ATGATGCACAGAATGTGGGACAAAGAACCTTTGATTCCGACCTCGTACACCCCGAGatacaaacaaatattaaaagcgCCGCCCCAAATTTACTTCAGAGACTTTGTTAAACAACTAGTCGCACCCTTGATCCCATCTCCCAAATGCGTACCGTTCAAAGTAACAGAACTGGTGACACCAGCAGTGGCCTACTTTGGGCTTGTGCTGCTCCTGTTCAACTTCAAATCTGCCAAATCCGATTTCCCCGCTGCTCTGCTATCTGTAACGCTATACATGATTCTGGTGCCAGCTGGAACGTACCTTTTGTGTTTGGCTGGAAAAGCACCTTTGTCCTTTGCTAAGGTCTTTTCCGTCGTCACAGCCTCACAGATTGGAACTCTGCTGACTCTTCTGGTACCAATTGTAATATCACATGAGAATGCTTTCAAAAGCCACGTCCCCTTTTTAGTCGCCCTGGCCATTTTCGGTGGACTGACAACTGCTAGAGTTTGTTTGGTCCTGATTGTGGCTCTGCCAGTGCCAGTGATGCGTCTGATTACAGGCACAGTTGTGGCTCTGACCAATCTGTTCTTCATGCTTTTCTTGCACTTTGCCTTCATGCACCCAACATTCAAGTATGGCATTGGTGCATACAAATCAAGTTTTTAA
- the LOC135943355 gene encoding glomulin-like, which produces MDMPNDSNSTMNKLKELLLSSQFEEARDLLKDPSFIESAINYPEDLFGILTGFISPQNQGLNPALVETCQEMMKTFVEDLSDPDVTHLVLLGYLTSTENDVLFVVVLQCVDSCLQKMKKARALRESLTSIQVALSDLSLCEREQIERLFIEISKFCWRIIDNIDEEDFKEAEKQKQCLATFLLSWLLNDDIPRSTLDESIKALAKVLPHLGHPFAYLNEAGRWRKKKGATLHFLDQVESHCCYGVLYYNILHHGICYESFPQVYSQQYLFVRLGALCSTLLSSQRELQKKGISLLKDVVDRVDPGSIPHTVLSSEHYTCLFLGLSHVMLECEDEKLRADTPVIFRKFIMAFNDKGQHLILLHGYQTMKDQSVRGYMVTVTKDLVVTYNQSSDYFMRRLPDLLYLMLTLPKEVRSNLHMNVSTVLCKLNFLRYLITVDQNPENFAEFRSIAEQFLKHIPDALKRSRESVNEILIDADELSKQESSRTSVEVGGSVLPTPSFEEQVKAATLWRTQLDTIEHVYNLLMEKF; this is translated from the exons ATGGATATGCCAAATGACTCAAACTCAACCATGAATAAGCTCAAAGAGCTGCTTCTCAGCTCTCAATTTGAAGAAGCTAGAGATCTTTTGAAAGACCCCAGTTTCATCGAAAGTGCCATAAATTATCCAGAAGACCTATTTGGAATTCTTACTGGCTTCATTTCACCACAAAACCAGGGCCTTAATCCAGCCCTGGTTGAAACTTGCCAAGAGATGATGAAGACATTTGTGGAAGACTTGTCTGATCCTGATGTTACACATCTAGTTCTTCTAGGGTACTTGACGTCAACGGAAAACGACGTTTTGTTTGTGGTCGTGTTACAGTGCGTGGATTCCTgtctgcaaaaaatgaaaaaagccaGAGCGCTTAGAGAGTCCCTTACTTCAATCCAAGTTGCTTTAAGTGATCTGAGCCTTTGTGAAAGAGAGCAAATTGAGCGtcttttcattgaaattagcAAATTCTGCTGGCGTATCATTGACAATATCGACGAAGAAGATTTTAAAG AGGCTGAAAAGCAGAAGCAGTGCCTTGCGACGTTTTTGCTCTCGTGGCTCTTAAATGATGATATACCTCGATCCACCTTGGATGAGAGTATTAAAGCCCTGGCTAAAGTTCTGCCTCATTTAGGACATCCCTTTGCATACTTAAATGAGGCGGGTAGGTGGCGGAAAAAGAAGGGAGCAACTCTTCACTTCTTGGACCAAGTTGAATCACACTGTTGCTATGGA GTACtgtattataatattttgcatcaCGGCATCTGTTACGAATCATTTCCGCAAGTGTACAGCCAGCAGTATTTGTTTGTTCGTCTGGGCGCGTTGTGCTCCACACTACTCTCAAGCCAGAGAGAACTGCAGAAAAAAGGCATTTCTCTGTTGAAGGATGTAGTGGACAGAGTCGACCCTGGAAGCATCCCTCACACTGTACTCTCCTCAGAGCACTATACTTGCTTATTTTTGGGTCTTTCGCATGTTATGTTGGAATGCGAGGATGAAAAATTGCGAGCAGACACGCCTGTCATCTTTAGGAAGTTCATCATGGCGTTTAATGACAAAGGACAGCACTTGATACTGCTCCATGGCTACCAGACTATGAAAGATCAAAGTGTTAGAGGCTACATGGTGACAGTAACAAAAGATTTAGTTGTGACGTACAATCAGAGCAGTGACTATTTCATGAGACGGTTGCCTGATTTGTTGTACCTGATGCTAACTTTGCCAAAAGAGGTCAGATCAAATCTTCATATGAACGTCAGCACAGTTCTCTGCAAGTTAAATTTCCTGAG GTATCTTATTACGGTTGATCAAAATCCTGAAAACTTCGCGGAATTTCGCAGCATTGCTGAACAATTTTTGAAGCATATTCCCGACGCTTTAAAAAGGAGCAGGGAAAGTGTGAATGAAATACTGATCGACGCAGACGAGCTCAGTAAGCAAGAATCAAGTAGAACTTCAGTTGAAGTGGGTGGATCAGTTTTGCCGACTCCTTCTTTTGAAGAGCAAGTGAAGGCTGCCACATTGTGGCGGACCCAATTAGACACTATTGAGCATGTGTATAATCTAttgatggaaaaattttag
- the GTPBP1 gene encoding GTP-binding protein 1, producing MSSAVEKSPSKTTLVPQAMENKEPQEDYSSIRGKTTLVSPTSEQFDLLLRQLRERLDDGRGETIYEIGIGEDSTEAGLAEDEFEASVATLKSLASTLDSDCKELRQRQLEKGLTGQFLVRKRLDEQDFLEIRVAVVGNVDAGKSTLLGVLTHGELDNGRGHARQKLFRHKHEMESGRTSSVGNDILGFDSIGNVVNKPEHGSLDWVRICERSAKVITFIDLAGHERYLKTTVFGMTGHAPHFGMLMVGANAGIVGMTKEHLGLALALNVPVFVVVTKIDMCPPNVLTDTLRLLVKVLKSQGCRKVPVMVRSEDDVVLSATNFVSERLCPIFQVSNVSGENLDLLKMFLNLLTTRNNARDDEPAEFQIDDMYSVPGVGTVVSGTTLAGTIRLNDTLLLGPDLLGHFTPIAIKSIHRKRMPVREVRSGQTASFALKKIKRSHLRKGMVMVAPSLNPTACWEFEGEILVLHHPTTISSRYQAMVHCGSIRQTASILSMNADCLRTGDKALVHFRFIKHPEYLKPGQRMVFREGRTKAVGNVLRLIPHASPGAQLPRPKPNKMQKQQHISAASHTPSPAPSVSTSASLAQNDGSTGQFEMDRRENTPNRTGRKSRGRRGGRGRSSADRTSSPGVKPLGEQNAGAARPGKA from the exons ATGTCATCTGCAGTGGAAAAGTCTCCAAGCAAGACAACATTAGTTCCGCAGGCGATGGAGAACAAGGAACCTCAAGAGGACTATTCGAGTATCAGAGGCAAA ACCACGCTTGTCAGTCCCACTTCTGAGCAATTTGATCTTCTGCTGCGTCAGCTCCGCGAGAGGTTAGACGACGGTCGAGGAGAAACAATTTATGAGATTGGAATCGGAGAAG ATTCCACCGAGGCTGGTTTGGCTGAAGATGAATTTGAGGCCTCAGTGGCCACTTTGAAATCGTTGGCCAGCACTCTTGACTCTGACTGCAAGGAGCTGCGTCAACGTCAGCTGGAGAAGGGTCTGACTGGCCAGTTCTTGGTCAGGAAGCGATTAGATGAGCAggatttcttggaaatccgAGTGGCTGTGGTTGGAAATGTGGACGCGGGAAAGTCCACCCTTCTTGGAGTCTTAACCCATGGAGAGCTGGACAACGGCAGGGGACATGCTCGCCAGAAGCTCTTCAGACACAAACATGAAATGGAGTCAGGAAGAACAAGCTCAGTTGGAAACGATATTCTGGGCTTTGACAGTATAG gcAATGTTGTGAACAAACCTGAGCACGGCTCCTTGGATTGGGTCCGCATCTGTGAGCGGTCGGCAAAGGTCATCACATTCATCGACCTGGCAGGTCACGAACGATACTTAAAAACTACTGTCTTTGGCATGACAGGGCACGCACCTCACTTTGGAATGTTGATGGTTGGGGCCAACGCAGGAATTGTTGGCATGACAAAGGAGCACTTGGGGCTGGCGTTGGCCCTCAATGTGCCCGTCTTTGTGGTGGTCACCAAGATTGACATGTGTCCACCAAACGTCCTGACCGACACCCTGAGATTGCTTGTCAAAGTGCTCAAGTCTCAAGGGTGCAGGAAGGTACCTGTCATGGTCAGATCTGAAGATGATGTTGTCCTCAGCGCaactaattttgtttctgaaaG GTTATGTCCAATCTTTCAAGTATCCAACGTTTCTGGGGAGAACTTGGATTtgctgaaaatgtttttgaaccTGCTGACAACGCGGAACAATGCCAGAGATGATGAGCCagctgaatttcaaattgatgaCATGTACAGCGTCCCT GGTGTGGGAACTGTGGTATCTGGCACAACTCTGGCGGGGACGATCCGGTTAAATGACACGCTCTTGCTAGGCCCAGATTTGTTAGGTCATTTCACTCCGATTGCAATTAAAAGCATCCATCGAAAAAGGATGCCTGTCCGTGAAGTGCGTAGTGGACAGACTGCTTCTTTTGCTCTCAAAAAA ATCAAGAGGTCTCACTTGAGGAAAGGCATGGTGATGGTTGCCCCATCATTAAACCCAACAGCCTGCTGGGAATTTGAAGGTGAAATCCTGGTTTTACACCATCCAACCACAATCAGCTCTCGCTATCAGGCAATGG TTCACTGCGGAAGCATCCGCCAAACTGCATCTATCTTATCAATGAATGCAGACTGTTTACGAACTGGTGACAAAGCGCTTGTCCACTTCAGGTTCATAAAACACCCTGAATATCTCAAACCTGGTCAACGGATG GTTTTCCGTGAAGGCAGAACAAAGGCTGTAGGCAACGTTTTGAGGCTAATTCCACATGCCAGTCCAGGCGCCCAACTACCTCGACCAAAGCCTAACAAGATGCAGAAACAGCAGCATATCAGTGCAGCCAGCCACACGCCATCTCCAGCACCTTCAGTGTCAACGTCAGCATCACTAGCTCAG AATGATGGAAGCACTGGACAGTTTGAGATGGACAGGCGTGAGAACACGCCCAATCGCACGGGGCGCAAGAGCAGAGGAAGGAGGGGAGGCAGGGGAAGGTCTTCTGCCGATAGGACATCTAGCCCAGGCGTGAAGCCTCTTGGGGAACAAAATGCTGGCGCGGCAAGACCAGGAAAAGCTTGA